The genomic segment GCCTCGCGTACCTGCGGCGCCGGAAAGTAGATGTTGACCGTCACGCACGCGCTGGCGGCGGCCATCGCGAACATGAGGGCGAGCGATCGGATACTATTGCGACGTTGCATCACGCGCTTCTCCTTCCTCCTCGCCTAGGCTGCGCAGGCGCGACAGCATTTCCGAGAACGACATCCGCTGCGTATGGCTGATGACGTTGACCGTGGGCGGGAGCAAGCTGCCCTTGACCAGGTATTCGCCGCCGTCGTCGGCGCGCTCGACTCCGTGCAGTTCGAATTGATCGTTTCTCAGGCTGCCGCGCACGCCCAGCCTGGAATAGCGGAACTCGTTGACCAGCCGCAAAGCGATGCCGCCGAGCGAGGCGTCGGCGCCGCCGAGCGCGCTCAGCTTCGACAACGCCCGAACGCTGATCGTCTGGGCGACGCCCGGCCGCGGCACCGAATGCAGGTCCACGTCGAACGACTGGAGCTGGCCGGCCGCGATTTCGAGGTCGTTGACGTGCCCTTCGAGCACGCCACGTATGTGCCCGAACGGCAGCGCCTGCGTCATCTCCGCCAGCTGCAGGTCTTCGGCGACGGCATCGAGCCGGAACACCGACACGCGCGAGAAGGGCGTGCCGATGGACATGTCTCGCAGGTGCACCCTGCCGCCGAAGACGTGCGCGGTGGCGGCGCCGGTAACGCTCAGTGCCACCGGATCCATGGCCATGCCGCCAAGGTCACCTTCCAGGCGCCCCTGCACCGCAGGCCAGCCTGCATCTTGCAGCAGCCTCGAAAGATCGACGTCGCGCAGCAGACCACGCGCGCGCAGTTGCAGCGTGCGCTCCTCGCGCTCGACCAGCGCGAGGTCCTCCAGCGTCAGCGCGCCGCCCCCTACCCTCAGCGTCACGGGCGCGGTCGCATCGAGGCGCCCGGCGCGAGCGATCGACTCGATGCGAAAGGGGCCGAAGCGGATGCCGCCGATGCGCAGGTCGGCTGCCGCGAGCGTTCCGCCGATGTCGACGACGGGCTCGGCATTGCGAGAAAAGAACGGGATGCGTGCCGTCAGGTCGTCGAGCAGGAAAGCCGGCGAGCTGGCGCGCAGCGACTGCGCATGGACGACGCCAGAGATTGCCGGCGCGTCCGAGCCGGCGCCCGTGATCGTCATGCGCACGGAGGACTTGCCGGTGACGGTGAGATTGGCGAGCGCCGGATAGGCGGCGCCGAAGGGCTCGCGCACGAGCTTGTCGAAGGATCGCTCGAGGTTTTCGGCGCTCAGATGCAGTGAGCAGCGCGAGAGCTCGTCCTGCAGCGTCCAGGTGAACGCCGCCTGCATCTTCAGCAGGCCGCGCAGCTCGGCGCTGGCAATGTCCAGATCCACCGTCTTGGCCGCGGCGGTGGCGGTCGCGGCAGCCGAGACGGGAAACGCGCCCAGGTCCACGAGCACCTCGTCCCACAATGCAGAGCCGCTGCCGATCTGAAGCTCGAGCGCGTAGCGCTGATCCGTGGAGGCGGCTTCGCGCGGCAGCCTCTCGAGTCGCAGCCGACCCGCCAGCTTCTCGGCGGCGCGCGTCGCCGACGGATCCGAGATGTCGAGCGTCGTGGCGGTAATGCCCAGCGCGCCGGCGTGCTGATCCAGGACCAGGGTTCCCCTGGCGGTTGCCGCATCGCCGATCCGCACGGCGCCCTCCTCGATCTCCAGGCGCTCCAGCGGCGCCGGCAGCGCCGTGGCAAGAAGGCTGCGCAGCACGCTGCCGTCCTCGCCCGTGCGGTCGATGGACAGCCGCGGCCGGATGAGGCGCGCCGTGGTGACGAGGTAGGGCGGCTGCAGGCGCAACGTGTTGAACACCTCCACCAGCGGCGCGGCGGCCACCTCGCGGCCGCCCGCGTCGCGAATCACGACGTCGGTCGCCGTCACCGACAGCTCCCGATCCATCCGCACCGAAGCCGCCTGCACGTCGTAGCCCGCCAGCAGGAGCTGGCGTTGCAGCTCGCTGCGTACGAGCTCGGTGCCGCTCCACAGCGGAAGCGTCGCGTACAGCGCAACGACGAGCAGCAGGACCGTCGCAACGAGAACGCCGGCGGCAAGAATGGCGCGGCGCATGTCAGTGCATGGGAACCTGGGCCGTCGCCGCCCAGGTCAGACGGCGTCGCGCGGAGGAATCAGGAGATGCGTGATCTTGCGCAGGAATGCCGTCTGGCGGGCCAGACCTTCGGGCGAGGTCGCGTCGAGGTCGAACATCTGCTCGAGCAGCGGCGCCATCGCGAAGTAGCCGAGGATCAGGCTCTGGAACGCGACCATCAGCAGCGGCAGCTCCTGCGCCTCCCACTGCTCGACGGCGCGGCTGCGCTGCAGCGCCTCGATGCCGCGCATGTAGATGGGGCCGAGCCACTTGCCGCCGATGCGCGCCAGCCTCTCGCCGCCCGCCAGCGTCTCGTAGGTGATGAGCTTGGCCAGGTTGGGGCTGCCGGCGAGATGGGTGACGACCCGATCGATGGCACGGTC from the Candidatus Limnocylindrales bacterium genome contains:
- a CDS encoding TetR/AcrR family transcriptional regulator: MSETAPIQSETKSTRERILDAAEQLFAERGLAGTAVRDIAAGVGLNPASLYNHFPSKDLLYEAVLERGLQPVMELLVELASGEQTRDTEDRAIDRVVTHLAGSPNLAKLITYETLAGGERLARIGGKWLGPIYMRGIEALQRSRAVEQWEAQELPLLMVAFQSLILGYFAMAPLLEQMFDLDATSPEGLARQTAFLRKITHLLIPPRDAV